Proteins from a genomic interval of Nocardia sp. BMG51109:
- a CDS encoding ATP-binding cassette domain-containing protein, whose protein sequence is MNRRQRLRIPFYPQAGHSDCGPACLRMVLAGHGIDVPFDRIRTEADGGRNGTSASVLLRVARRHGLNGRGVRCDVRGLRLLAPGAVLFWRFDHYVVLERVTRSHLVIVDPAMGRRTVALNRVDDEFTGIALEFVPRDAPAGRRGRWRHGLRRLGVVAEFSPPASTWLPVLAVSAILLAYTLAFPLALGWLIGRRPSTGSVGPWLPGGLLAGAILSYAGLQAVRSRLILAGQSVVEKQTAQGVMTRLLRLPIGFFTTWHPSASSRQLHAAAHLRQVVSVTTVGAVFDVALVLGFGAVVAFHDIWLGLVVLAALLIFVAGIGLTWSRRRYLAAHVYGARARVSGEVHEIFTAMRSIKALGAEDSVYAGWADSFAGEMAAEARQRRFSGTMSAFLSAMQFGVPLTILLVGLVSAADGRSSPAAAVALATASTGLFLALSNLSSAATVLLDLGPHLIRMKDLPEYPADPAGTASGRLAGPPAVRLEDVSFSYPGAVEPAVRGVSAQVDAGSVLAVTGPSGSGKSTIGMLLSGLLVPTGGKIFIDDRNLAELDSAEFRKGIGYVDQNSVLMSGTIAENIRLGHADAAPEDVREAGRTAQIDEFVRALPMKYDTILGDGGSGISYGQRQRIALARALVKKPHLLILDEATNAIDADTERRIFDNIGESGATLVVLGCGASSARGATSILEIGSERNTKVDVMDEEPGEWERRLEKIVIMHLEGVDTAAPLDRAADLSKLGLGSLETVRLLVDIEEHFGIEISDQDLTSSAFSSFARLSATIEQTLGAGTRPEVRSPQPTPGGERQ, encoded by the coding sequence ATGAACCGGCGACAGCGCCTGCGCATTCCCTTCTACCCGCAGGCGGGCCACAGCGACTGCGGCCCCGCATGCCTTCGTATGGTGCTGGCCGGTCACGGCATCGACGTCCCGTTCGACCGGATCCGCACGGAGGCCGACGGGGGGAGAAACGGTACGTCGGCGTCGGTCCTGTTGCGTGTCGCACGGCGGCACGGCCTGAACGGCCGTGGCGTCCGGTGCGATGTGCGAGGGCTTCGCCTGCTGGCTCCCGGCGCCGTGCTGTTCTGGCGGTTCGACCACTACGTCGTCCTCGAGCGAGTGACGAGGTCGCATCTCGTCATCGTCGATCCCGCGATGGGCCGGCGAACGGTGGCGCTGAACCGCGTGGACGACGAATTCACCGGCATCGCACTCGAATTCGTGCCCCGCGACGCACCCGCGGGCCGCCGCGGCCGGTGGCGGCACGGCCTCCGCCGACTGGGTGTCGTCGCGGAATTCTCTCCACCCGCGAGCACGTGGCTGCCGGTCCTCGCCGTCTCCGCGATTCTGCTCGCCTACACCCTCGCATTTCCCCTGGCCCTGGGATGGCTGATCGGGCGACGCCCGTCGACCGGCTCCGTCGGCCCGTGGCTCCCGGGCGGCCTCCTGGCGGGTGCGATACTGTCGTACGCCGGGTTGCAGGCAGTTCGCTCGCGCCTGATTCTCGCGGGCCAGAGCGTCGTCGAAAAGCAGACCGCGCAGGGTGTGATGACCCGCCTGCTGCGATTGCCGATCGGATTCTTCACCACCTGGCATCCCAGTGCCTCGAGCCGGCAACTGCACGCTGCAGCGCATCTGCGGCAGGTCGTTTCCGTGACGACGGTGGGCGCGGTATTCGACGTAGCGCTCGTGCTGGGATTCGGCGCGGTGGTCGCCTTCCACGACATATGGCTGGGCCTGGTGGTCCTGGCCGCTCTGCTGATTTTCGTCGCCGGAATCGGGCTCACCTGGTCGCGTCGGAGATATCTGGCCGCACACGTCTACGGCGCCCGGGCCCGGGTGTCCGGCGAGGTGCACGAGATATTCACGGCGATGCGGTCGATCAAGGCGCTCGGCGCGGAGGACAGCGTGTACGCCGGATGGGCGGATTCGTTCGCGGGAGAAATGGCGGCCGAGGCGCGGCAGCGGCGATTCTCCGGAACGATGTCGGCCTTCCTGTCCGCGATGCAGTTCGGCGTTCCGCTGACGATACTTCTCGTCGGCCTGGTATCCGCCGCCGACGGGCGTTCGAGTCCGGCCGCCGCGGTCGCGCTGGCCACCGCGAGTACCGGCCTGTTCCTCGCGCTGTCGAACCTGTCGTCCGCGGCGACGGTGCTGCTCGACCTCGGCCCGCATCTGATCCGGATGAAGGACCTGCCGGAATACCCCGCCGATCCGGCAGGCACGGCGTCCGGCCGGTTGGCGGGGCCGCCCGCGGTCCGTCTCGAGGACGTGTCGTTCAGCTATCCGGGTGCCGTCGAGCCGGCGGTTCGCGGGGTGAGCGCACAGGTCGACGCCGGTTCCGTGCTGGCGGTCACCGGCCCCTCCGGATCCGGTAAATCGACGATCGGGATGCTGCTGTCGGGTCTGCTGGTACCGACCGGCGGGAAGATATTCATCGATGACAGGAATCTGGCCGAACTGGATTCCGCGGAGTTCCGGAAGGGCATCGGATACGTCGATCAGAACAGCGTCCTGATGTCGGGAACGATCGCCGAGAATATTCGGCTCGGTCATGCCGATGCGGCCCCGGAGGATGTGCGCGAGGCCGGTCGAACGGCGCAGATCGACGAATTCGTCCGGGCGCTGCCCATGAAATACGATACTATTCTCGGGGACGGGGGCTCAGGAATTTCCTACGGACAGCGCCAGCGGATAGCCCTGGCGCGTGCGCTGGTGAAGAAGCCGCACCTTCTGATACTCGACGAGGCTACGAACGCGATCGACGCCGACACGGAGCGGCGGATATTCGACAATATCGGGGAATCGGGAGCGACGCTGGTCGTCCTGGGGTGCGGAGCATCCTCGGCGCGCGGCGCCACATCGATTCTCGAGATCGGCTCGGAGCGTAATACGAAAGTGGACGTCATGGACGAAGAACCCGGCGAGTGGGAACGCCGATTGGAGAAGATCGTCATCATGCATCTGGAGGGCGTGGACACGGCGGCCCCTCTCGACCGCGCGGCCGATCTCTCGAAACTGGGCCTGGGTTCGCTCGAGACGGTTCGCCTGCTGGTCGATATCGAGGAGCACTTCGGTATCGAAATATCCGATCAGGATTTGACGTCGAGCGCCTTCTCTTCCTTCGCGCGGCTCAGCGCGACGATCGAACAGACCTTGGGGGCCGGGACGCGTCCGGAAGTCCGGTCGCCGCAGCCCACGCCGGGAGGGGAGAGGCAGTGA
- a CDS encoding transglutaminase domain-containing protein, which translates to MSDDLTSRAADVFERLCEIESFFDDFTVTPGIASSYGFDESALRDLENKGIRYERVDGVKVYSRKMLRTLSLYLDMKSPHVLAMRYWLRTAARLHASGELRVAITLQANIADEYAADPEIIRAWRPDGTVGRPIFDGDFVSAEHVVRLAGREGRPTSPGRALLDRYEDLRYVYLPECLEQDIEIFEGLRLANCRSFAYHLERLSNANGIESRVSTGLLVAIPYCTQHSWLEFRSGGDWVPVEPLLAALIASRGENEPRDHIERRLVGLFTRWGDVHRSFFQPADSFYELRATARVLTSPSGD; encoded by the coding sequence ATGTCAGATGATCTGACGAGTCGTGCGGCGGACGTATTCGAGCGACTGTGTGAAATCGAGAGTTTCTTCGACGATTTCACGGTCACGCCCGGAATCGCGAGTTCATACGGTTTCGATGAGTCCGCACTGCGCGACCTGGAGAACAAGGGCATCCGGTACGAGCGGGTGGACGGCGTGAAGGTCTACTCGAGGAAGATGCTGAGAACGCTGTCGCTGTACCTCGATATGAAGTCTCCGCACGTACTCGCGATGCGGTACTGGCTGCGTACCGCCGCCCGGTTGCACGCTTCCGGGGAGCTGCGGGTGGCCATCACGCTCCAGGCCAACATCGCCGACGAGTACGCCGCCGACCCGGAAATCATCCGCGCGTGGCGGCCCGACGGGACGGTCGGCCGCCCTATCTTCGACGGGGATTTCGTCTCGGCGGAACACGTGGTCCGGCTCGCCGGCCGCGAAGGCCGGCCGACCTCGCCCGGTCGCGCACTGCTGGACCGATACGAGGACCTGCGGTACGTCTACCTACCCGAATGCCTGGAGCAGGATATCGAGATATTCGAAGGTCTCCGGCTCGCCAATTGCAGATCGTTCGCCTACCATTTGGAACGGCTGAGTAACGCGAATGGAATCGAGTCCCGGGTATCCACCGGGCTGTTGGTTGCCATTCCGTATTGCACTCAACATTCATGGCTCGAGTTCCGATCAGGCGGTGATTGGGTCCCCGTCGAACCCTTGCTGGCGGCGCTCATCGCGTCGAGAGGCGAGAACGAGCCGCGTGATCATATCGAACGCCGGTTGGTCGGCCTGTTCACCCGCTGGGGTGACGTGCACAGAAGTTTCTTTCAGCCGGCCGACTCGTTCTACGAACTCAGGGCGACCGCACGCGTCCTCACATCGCCGTCCGGCGATTGA
- a CDS encoding LLM class flavin-dependent oxidoreductase: protein MNASRPIEFRVFSTCPYWTPDESDYLKRIHRIARWCENAGHEGALVYTDNSTADPWLVASEMLRATERLVPLIAVQPAYQHPYTAAKLISTFATLHRRRVALNLVAGGFTNDLAALGDRTPHDDRYRRLTEYAQIVARLLAGNEPVTMAGRYYRVQDLTLAPALPAEFRPEMLISGSSASGLAAAAEIGAIPVRYPEPAADDGAVLDTAAAVPGMSAVRVGIVARETSDLAWRAARRRFPRDRGGRIAHAMARNASDSVWHERLSEHDEHPAGLGSPYWLGPFRNYRSFCPYLVGDYETVAAEIVRYLRQGCRIFVLDVPADEAEIMHTGVVFGRARALGIGGGTVANEVSG from the coding sequence GTGAACGCCAGCCGCCCAATCGAATTCCGGGTCTTTTCGACCTGCCCCTACTGGACGCCGGACGAGAGCGACTACCTGAAGCGCATCCACCGGATCGCGAGATGGTGCGAGAACGCCGGCCATGAGGGCGCGCTCGTCTACACGGACAACTCCACCGCGGACCCGTGGCTGGTGGCGTCGGAGATGCTGCGCGCCACCGAGCGGCTGGTCCCGCTGATCGCGGTGCAGCCCGCCTACCAGCATCCGTACACCGCGGCGAAGCTGATCTCCACGTTCGCCACGCTGCACCGCAGGCGCGTCGCGCTGAACCTGGTGGCGGGCGGGTTCACGAACGACCTGGCGGCATTGGGCGACCGGACCCCGCACGACGACCGGTACCGCCGCCTCACGGAGTACGCGCAGATCGTGGCCCGGCTGCTCGCGGGGAACGAGCCGGTGACCATGGCGGGCAGGTACTACCGCGTGCAGGACCTCACGCTGGCGCCCGCGCTCCCCGCCGAGTTCCGCCCCGAGATGCTCATCTCCGGCTCCTCGGCGTCCGGTCTCGCCGCCGCGGCGGAGATCGGCGCGATTCCGGTCCGCTACCCGGAGCCGGCGGCCGATGATGGTGCCGTGCTCGATACGGCTGCAGCCGTTCCCGGAATGTCGGCCGTTCGCGTCGGCATCGTCGCACGGGAAACCTCGGACCTGGCGTGGCGCGCCGCCCGCCGGCGGTTCCCGCGTGACCGCGGCGGCCGGATCGCCCACGCCATGGCGCGCAACGCCTCGGATTCCGTGTGGCACGAACGGCTTTCGGAGCACGACGAGCATCCGGCGGGCCTCGGCAGCCCGTACTGGCTCGGTCCCTTCCGGAACTATCGCTCCTTCTGTCCCTACCTCGTCGGCGACTACGAGACGGTCGCCGCCGAGATCGTGCGGTATCTGCGGCAGGGCTGCCGGATCTTCGTCCTGGACGTTCCCGCGGACGAGGCGGAGATCATGCACACAGGAGTGGTCTTCGGCCGTGCTCGCGCGCTCGGGATCGGCGGCGGCACAGTGGCGAACGAGGTGAGTGGCTGA